From Saimiri boliviensis isolate mSaiBol1 chromosome 9, mSaiBol1.pri, whole genome shotgun sequence, a single genomic window includes:
- the CCR8 gene encoding C-C chemokine receptor type 8, whose product MDYTLEPSGTMTDYYYPDSFSSPCDGEPIQRNGKLLLAVFYCLLFIFSLLGNSLVILVLVVCKKLRSITDVYLLNLALSDLLFVFSFPFQTYYQLGEWVFGTVMCKVVSGFYYIGFFSSMFFITLMSVDRYLAIVHAVYAIKVRTIRMGTVLSLAVWLTSIMATIPLLVFYQVTSEDGVLQCDSSYNQQTLKWKIFTNFEMNILGLLIPFTIFTFCYIKILHQLKRCQNHNKTKATRLVLIVVIASLLFWVPFNMVLFLTSLHSMRLLGGCVMSQQLIYATHVTEVISFTHCCVNPVIYAFIGQKFKKHLSEIFQKSCSHIFFCLGRQTPRESCERSSSCQQHSSSTDYIL is encoded by the coding sequence ATGGATTATACACTCGAGCCCAGTGGGACAATGACCGACTACTACTACCCTGATAGCTTCTCAAGCCCCTGTGATGGGGAACCTATCCAGAGAAATGGCAAGTTGCTCCTTGCTGTCTTTTATTGCCTCCTGTTTATATTCAGTCTTCTGGGAAACAGCCTGGTTATCCTGGTCCTCGTGGTGTGCAAGAAGCTGAGGAGCATCACAGATGTATACCTCTTAAACCTGGCCCTGTCTGACCTGCTTTTtgtcttctccttcccctttcagACCTATTATCAGCTGGGTGAGTGGGTGTTTGGGACTGTAATGTGCAAGGTGGTGtctggcttttattacattggcTTCTTCAGCAGCATGTTTTTCATCACCCTCATGAGTGTGGACAGGTACCTGGCCATTGTCCACGCCGTGTATGCCATAAAAGTGAGGACGATCAGGATGGGCACAGTCCTGAGCCTGGCAGTATGGCTAACCTCCATTATGGCTACCATCCCACTGCTAGTGTTTTACCAAGTGACCTCTGAAGATGGTGTTCTACAGTGCGATTCATCTTACAATCAACAGACTCTGAAGTGGAAGATCTTCACCAACTTTGAAATGAACATCTTAGGCTTGTTGATCCCATTCACCATCTTTACATTCTGCTACATTAAAATTCTGCACCAGCTGAAGAGGTGTCAAAACCACAACAAGACCAAGGCCACCAGGCTGGTGCTCATTGTGGTCATTGCATCTTTACTTTTCTGGGTCCCATTCAACATGGTTCTTTTCCTCACTTCCCTGCACAGCATGCGCCTCTTGGGGGGATGTGTCATGAGCCAGCAACTGATTTATGCCACCCATGTCACAGAAGTCATTTCCTTTACTCACTGCTGCGTGAACCCTGTTATCTATGCTTTCATAGGACAGAAATTCAAGAAACACCTctcagaaatatttcagaaaagttgCAGCCATATCTTCTTCTGCCTAGGAAGACAGACACCCAGGGAGAGCTGTGAAAGGTCATCATCCTGCCAGCAGCATTCCTCCAGCACAGACTACATTTTGTGA